Within the Agromyces atrinae genome, the region GCGCCATGATCAGGAAGTTGGGGTCGCGGCGCGCATCGACGGCCGCACGCACGCGCTGGAGCGCCGTGTTCTCGTCGACGACCTGCTTGCCGTCGAGGTGACCGCAGCGCTTGGGGTTGACCTGGTCCTCGATGTGGAGGCCCGCGAGTCCGGCATCCTCCATCTCCTGCACGGTGCGCGCGACGTTCATCGCCTCGCCGAAGCCCGTGTCGGCGTCGACGATCGCGGGCAGATCGGTCATGCGCGCGATCTGCTTGGCGCGAGTCGCGACCTCGGTGAGCGTCGTGAGTCCGATGTCGGGGAGGCCGAGGTCGGCCGAGAGCACGGCGCCCGAGATGTAGACGCCGTCGAAGCCCTTCTGCTCGATGAGGCGTGCCGAGAGCGGGTTGAACGCGCCCGGGAAGCGCTGCAGCTCACCGCTCGCGAGCGCCGCCCGGAAGTCGGCGCGCTTGTCGGCCGGCCTCTTCTGCGAGTACAGCATCAGAACAGTCCCTTCGGGGTCTCGACCGAGGTCAGTACGCCCGGTGCGGCGACGAACGTGAGGCCGCCGAGCTCGTGCGGGGCGAGGTCGGGCAGACGCTCCGCGACCGAGAGGAAGCGCTCGATCTCGGCAGGCTCGAGCACGGGGCCGGCGAGCGTGCGGAACTTCTGCACGTAGTCGGCGCGGGCGAACGGTCGGGCACCGAGCGGATGCGCATCGGCGACGGCGATCTCGTCGACGATCTCGCCGCCGTCGGCGAGGGTGATGACGACACGTCCGCCGAAGGCCTTCTCGCTGATGTCGAGCGAGTGGTAGCGGCGCGTCCACTCCTCGTCCTCACGCGTCGTGACCTTGTTCCACAGGGCGACGGTGTCGGGGCGGTTGGCGCGCTCGGGGGTGTACGAGTCGACGTGGTGCCACGAGCCGTCCTGCAGTGCGACGGTGAAGATGTACGGGATCGAGTGATCGAGCGTCTCGCGGCTCGCGCTCGGGTCGTACTTCTGCGGGTCGTTCGCGCCCGAGCCGATGACGTAGTGCGTGTGGTGCGACGTGTGAAGCACGATCGACTCGATGCGGTCGGGGTCGTCGAGGATGAGCGGGTACGCCTCGTGCAGGCGCCGCGCGAGGTCGATCCAGGCCTGCGCCTGGTACTCCGCCGAGTGCTCCTTCGTGTACGAGTCGAGGATGGCGCGCTTGGCCTCACCGGCATCCGGAACCGGCACCTCGTACGAGCCGTCGGGGCCGTCGAGCAGCCACGCGATCACTCCGTCTTCGCCCTCGTAGATAGGGACGGGGCTCGTCTGCCCGCGCATCGCGCGGTCGACGGCCTCGACCGCCATCTTGCCGGCGAAGGCCGGGGCGTGCGCCTTCCACGTCGAGATCTCGCCCTTCCGCGACTGGCGCGTGGCGGTCGTCGTGTGGAGGCCCTGGCCGATGGCCTGGAAGATCGTCTCGGTGTCGAGTCCGAGCAGGGTTCCGATGCCGGCCGCGGCGCTGGGGCCGAGGTGCGCGACGTGGTCGATCTTGTGCTTGTGCAGTGAGATGCCCTTGACGAGGTCGATCTGCACTTCGTATCCGGTCGCGATTCCGCGGACGACATCGCGGCCGGTGAGGCCCCGAACGGATGCCAGGTGCTGGGCGACAGCGAGGATCGGGGGGATGTTGTCGCCGGGGTGCGAGTACTCGGCGGCGAGGAACGTGTCGTGGTAGTCGAGCTCGCGCACGGCCACGCCGTTCGCCCAGGCGGCCCACTCGGGCGAGGTGCGCCGAGCCGAGTCGACGCCGAACACGGTCGCGCCTTCGCCGCCGATCGAGACGGGGTGGCTGAGCGCCTGCCCGCGGGCCGAGACGATCGGGCCGCGCACGAGCGAGGCTGCGGCGACCGCCGCGTTGTCGATGACGCGGTTGACGATCATCTCGGTGACATCGGCGTCGACCTCGACGGGATCGGTCGCGACCTCGGCGAGCTTCCAGGCGAGCTGGCCCTCGCGGGCGAGGTTCTCGTCGCTGCGGTGGGTGCGTACGCGGTGCTGGTGCATGGGTGTTTCCTTTCGGGCGCCTGGTTCAGGCTACGGCCAGAGTGCCGTGGGTACGTCGTGGTGGAGTGCGGAGTCTGCGGTGGTCGGCGCGACCTCGGCGAGGGTCGCCGGGTTCCAGCGCGGGGTGCGGTCCTTATCGATGACCTGAGCGCGGATGCCCTCGGTGAGGTCGGGCTGCTCGAAGAACCACGTCACGAGGCGCAGTTCCTGTTCGAGCGCCGCGCGCAGGTCGGGCAGTTCGCGCGCGGCACGCACCGACGCGAGGGAGACGACGAGTGCCGTCGGCGAGTTCTTCTCGATCTCGGCGAGGGCGGCGAGCGCGGCCTCGGTTCCGAGCGCGCGCAGCCGGTCGAGGATGTCGGCGACGGTGTCACCCGAGAAGGCCTCGTCGATCCACGAACGGTTCGCTTCGAGTTCCGACGGGCCCGGGGTGTCGTCGAAGAGCAGCACGATCTCGGACGGCGAACCCGGGTCGGCGCGTTCGGCCAGCGCGCGACGGAGGTGCGGCAGCCGGTCGCTCTCGAGGAAGTAGTCGGCGAAGCCCGCGTAGATGGCGTCGGCGCCGGTCATGGTCGACGAGGTGAGCGCGAGGAACTCTCCGATGCGACCGGGTGCGCGACCGAGCAACCACGAGCCGCCGACATCCGGGGTGAATCCGATGCGGGTCTCGGGCATCGCGACGCGCGAGCGCTCCGTGACGATGCGGATCGACGCGTGCCCCGCGAGACCGACCCCGCCGCCCATGGTCACGCCGTCCATGAGCGCGACGACGGGCTTCGGGAACTCGTGGATCGCGGCATCCAGCCGGTACTCCTCTTCGAAGAAGTGCACCGCCTCGCCGCCCTGACCCGTCGAGACGAGGCCGTAGAGGTTGCGGATGTCGCCGCCCGCGCAGAACCCGCGGTCGCCCGCGCCGTCGAGCACGACGAGCGCGACCTCGGCGTCGGAGCGCCAGTCGTCGAGAGAAGCGGTGAGCTCGCGCACCATGTCGAGCGTGAGCGCGTTGAGCGCATCGGGCCGATCGAGGGTGAGATGCCCGACTCCGTCGGACACGCTCGCGAGAACACTCATCCCCTCACGGTATCGCGGCAGGGATACGATCACGGCATGGTCCCCGTCGAGAACCTGATCGGTTTCATCGTGGCATCCGCTGTGCTCGTCGTCATGCCGGGGCCGAGCGTGCTCTTCGTCATCGGCCGCACCCTCGCCCTGGGTCGCACGGGCGGACTGCTGAGCGTGCTCGGCAACGCCCTCGGCATGCTGCCGCTCGTCGCCGCCGTCGCGCTCGGTGTCGGTGCGCTCGTCGCGCAGTCGGTCGTCCTCTTCACCATCGTGAAGATCGCCGGTGCGCTCTACCTCGTCTGGCTCGGCGTGCAGGCGATCAGGCACCGACGGGATGCCGCGGCGACGAGTGACGTCGCACCGCGATCGCCGTGGCGGCTGCTCGCCGAGGGCTTCGTCGTGGGTGTCACGAACCCGAAGACGATCGCGTTCTTCGTCGCCGTGCTTCCGCAGTTCGTGTCGTTCCCGGCGGGGGCGATCCCTCTGCAGCTCGCCGAGCTCGGCGTCGCCTTCATCGTGCTCGCCCTCGCGTTCGACAGCGTCTGGGTGTTCGCGGCGGGCGCGGCCCGGTCGTGGTTCGGCCGCTCGCCGAAGCGCATCGAGCACCTGTCGGCCGCGGGCGGCGTCATGATGATCGGCCTCGGCGGCGTGCTCGCCGTCAGCGGCAACAAGCACTGAGCGGCGGCCGCGCCCCTTGAGAGTCGCCGTTCGTGTCGAGAATCGCCGGTCTACCGGGTCGACTCGACGCAAACGGCGATTCTCGGCGGCGGGACATGTGTCAGTCGGGTAGGCGCGGCTCTGCGTCGGCGAGCGAGGCGATCGCGACCTCGTCGCCTCCCGCGGCGGCTTTCCATCTCCACTCGGATGCCTCGTCGTCGCGCCCCTCGGCAAGCAAGTCGAGTGACAGGTTCCATGCCGCATGCGCATCGCCGAGCTCATACGCTCGGCGATAGACCAGCTCGGCTCCAGCGAGGTCACCGCAGCGCGACAGGATGTTCGCATACGGAAGCATGCACATGAGCTCTTCTGCTTCCGCTCCCTCTCTCAATACGCGCGTGCCCTCGTCGACGCGACCCGTCACCCGGAGGAGGTTGCCGAGATCGGCCCACGCCGAGCCGTAGTGGTACATGCCCTCGCGCAACTGCGACTCGGCCTCCACCTCGGCGAAGTGCTGCCACCGCCAACACCCGACGGTGCCGACGGCCGCGAGTCGCTCGTCACCGTCGAGCACATCGATCGCCGCCGTCATCGACGCGATCGCCGATCTCATGTCGCCGAGCTCGCTGTGCACCCAGGCCGCTTCGGTCAGTCCGATCGGGTAGCCGAGCGCCCACACCTCGGCACAGACGATGAGCGCCTCATCGAGCGCGCCGTCGGCGACGAGGGCCTCGATGTAGCGCAGGCCCGTCTGCCCGCTCGGCAGTGAGACCCACGCCGCGCGGAAGGCGTCGAGGTCGTCATCCGTCACCCCCGCACCCTACCGCCGCCCGTGATCTCGGCACGGGGCGCGCACGTCTAAGATTCTCGG harbors:
- the prpB gene encoding methylisocitrate lyase produces the protein MLYSQKRPADKRADFRAALASGELQRFPGAFNPLSARLIEQKGFDGVYISGAVLSADLGLPDIGLTTLTEVATRAKQIARMTDLPAIVDADTGFGEAMNVARTVQEMEDAGLAGLHIEDQVNPKRCGHLDGKQVVDENTALQRVRAAVDARRDPNFLIMARTDIRAVDGLAAAVDRAKKLVDAGADAIFPEAMASLDEFAAIRAAVDVPLLANMTEFGKSELFTVQQLADVGMNLVIWPVSLLRLAMGAASRGLDELENAGRLTGLLDQMQHRADLYDLIDYEGYGRFDDSVFTFTVER
- a CDS encoding MmgE/PrpD family protein, which encodes MHQHRVRTHRSDENLAREGQLAWKLAEVATDPVEVDADVTEMIVNRVIDNAAVAAASLVRGPIVSARGQALSHPVSIGGEGATVFGVDSARRTSPEWAAWANGVAVRELDYHDTFLAAEYSHPGDNIPPILAVAQHLASVRGLTGRDVVRGIATGYEVQIDLVKGISLHKHKIDHVAHLGPSAAAGIGTLLGLDTETIFQAIGQGLHTTTATRQSRKGEISTWKAHAPAFAGKMAVEAVDRAMRGQTSPVPIYEGEDGVIAWLLDGPDGSYEVPVPDAGEAKRAILDSYTKEHSAEYQAQAWIDLARRLHEAYPLILDDPDRIESIVLHTSHHTHYVIGSGANDPQKYDPSASRETLDHSIPYIFTVALQDGSWHHVDSYTPERANRPDTVALWNKVTTREDEEWTRRYHSLDISEKAFGGRVVITLADGGEIVDEIAVADAHPLGARPFARADYVQKFRTLAGPVLEPAEIERFLSVAERLPDLAPHELGGLTFVAAPGVLTSVETPKGLF
- a CDS encoding enoyl-CoA hydratase/isomerase family protein: MSVLASVSDGVGHLTLDRPDALNALTLDMVRELTASLDDWRSDAEVALVVLDGAGDRGFCAGGDIRNLYGLVSTGQGGEAVHFFEEEYRLDAAIHEFPKPVVALMDGVTMGGGVGLAGHASIRIVTERSRVAMPETRIGFTPDVGGSWLLGRAPGRIGEFLALTSSTMTGADAIYAGFADYFLESDRLPHLRRALAERADPGSPSEIVLLFDDTPGPSELEANRSWIDEAFSGDTVADILDRLRALGTEAALAALAEIEKNSPTALVVSLASVRAARELPDLRAALEQELRLVTWFFEQPDLTEGIRAQVIDKDRTPRWNPATLAEVAPTTADSALHHDVPTALWP
- a CDS encoding LysE family translocator, translated to MVPVENLIGFIVASAVLVVMPGPSVLFVIGRTLALGRTGGLLSVLGNALGMLPLVAAVALGVGALVAQSVVLFTIVKIAGALYLVWLGVQAIRHRRDAAATSDVAPRSPWRLLAEGFVVGVTNPKTIAFFVAVLPQFVSFPAGAIPLQLAELGVAFIVLALAFDSVWVFAAGAARSWFGRSPKRIEHLSAAGGVMMIGLGGVLAVSGNKH